A single genomic interval of Rosistilla ulvae harbors:
- a CDS encoding FAD:protein FMN transferase, giving the protein MNNAASPSENSPSLARPGELISVIRPAMATEFEVLMPADVDREAPEIALEALEWIRTLEGIFSVYRSDSDISKLNREAADGPVRVDPHLFKIVQQAIAISEATAGAFDITAGPLVDAWGFTNRSGRKPSDDELAAALQAVGYKNLELDAEEQTIRFKQPGMRINLGAIGKGYALDQAVAMLVTSGVENFLIHGGQSSIVARGSRRPGEPGWPIALSHPIRPQRKLGRVWLQNESLSTSGSGKQFFHYRGQRLGHMIDPRTGWPGGDLLSLTLIAKVAAESDALATGLFVDGMQKATQFVEANPGLGIVGVAEVDRSSEVEVVAVAIADERWEPFQQSSRDLD; this is encoded by the coding sequence TTGAACAACGCGGCCTCTCCCTCGGAAAACTCTCCCAGCCTCGCCCGCCCCGGCGAACTGATCTCGGTCATCCGCCCCGCGATGGCGACGGAGTTTGAGGTGCTGATGCCGGCCGACGTCGATCGCGAGGCGCCAGAGATCGCGTTGGAAGCCCTTGAATGGATCCGCACGCTGGAGGGAATCTTTTCGGTCTATCGCTCCGACAGCGACATCTCCAAGCTGAACCGTGAAGCTGCCGACGGCCCCGTCCGTGTCGATCCACATCTGTTTAAGATCGTCCAGCAAGCGATCGCGATTTCGGAAGCAACCGCCGGCGCGTTCGACATCACTGCCGGTCCGCTTGTCGACGCCTGGGGCTTCACCAACCGCAGCGGCCGCAAGCCGAGCGACGACGAACTTGCCGCGGCGCTGCAGGCCGTCGGATACAAGAACTTGGAACTCGACGCCGAAGAGCAAACGATCCGCTTTAAACAACCGGGGATGCGGATCAACCTCGGCGCAATCGGCAAAGGGTACGCCCTGGACCAAGCCGTCGCGATGCTGGTCACCTCGGGCGTTGAAAACTTCCTGATCCATGGCGGGCAGAGCAGCATCGTGGCCCGCGGCAGCCGGCGGCCGGGCGAGCCGGGCTGGCCGATCGCGCTGAGCCATCCGATCCGCCCGCAACGCAAGCTCGGCCGCGTGTGGCTGCAGAACGAATCGCTTTCGACAAGCGGCTCGGGGAAACAGTTCTTCCACTATCGCGGCCAACGACTCGGTCACATGATCGACCCGCGGACCGGCTGGCCCGGCGGCGACCTGCTGTCGCTGACTCTGATCGCGAAAGTCGCTGCGGAATCGGACGCTCTGGCGACGGGGCTGTTCGTCGACGGGATGCAGAAAGCGACTCAGTTCGTCGAAGCCAATCCAGGGCTGGGAATCGTGGGGGTCGCTGAGGTCGATCGCAGCAGCGAAGTCGAA
- the lpdA gene encoding dihydrolipoyl dehydrogenase, which produces MNTAQHDLVVLGGGPGGYVAAIRAAQLGMNVACIDENERYGGTCLRVGCIPSKALLESSHLYHDAKTSFSNHGLKIGDVELDLPTMMSRKEKVVDTLTGGINMLLKKNKVTTYNGRGRFISSDTIEIEGKTPARVKAAKTIIAVGSRPMSFPSIEEDGVRIGNSTMALSFPEVPERLVVIGGGYIGLELGSVWNRLGSKVVVLEALDRILTGIDSELASIAKRTFTKQGLEFKMSTFVESAKVQGDLCVIKTKAGETIEADRVLLATGRVPSTDKIGLDAAGVATDKRGFLEVDANYQTSVPGIYALGDCIGGAMLAHKAMEEGVVCVERMTGMGSHFNYDVIPAIVYTHPEIAAVGKTEEQLKEAGVEYKKGMAPYGANGRAHTLGETEGRVKVLADAKTDRVLGVHIIGARAGDLIAEAGAAMEFGASAEDIARCCHAHPTLSESLHEAALGVDGRALHTF; this is translated from the coding sequence ATGAATACGGCGCAGCATGATTTGGTTGTCTTGGGTGGTGGTCCCGGTGGTTACGTGGCCGCGATTCGGGCCGCTCAGCTGGGAATGAATGTCGCCTGCATCGACGAAAATGAACGCTACGGCGGGACCTGTCTCCGCGTCGGTTGCATCCCCAGCAAGGCGCTGTTGGAATCGAGCCATCTGTATCACGACGCCAAGACGTCGTTCTCCAATCACGGCCTGAAGATCGGCGACGTCGAGTTGGATCTGCCGACGATGATGAGCCGCAAGGAGAAGGTTGTCGACACGCTGACCGGCGGCATCAACATGCTGCTGAAGAAGAACAAGGTGACGACTTACAACGGCCGCGGTCGCTTCATCAGCTCCGACACGATCGAGATCGAAGGCAAGACGCCCGCTCGCGTCAAAGCGGCCAAGACGATCATCGCCGTCGGATCGCGGCCGATGTCGTTCCCGTCGATCGAAGAGGATGGCGTGCGGATCGGAAACAGCACGATGGCGCTCAGCTTTCCCGAAGTCCCCGAGCGGTTGGTTGTGATCGGCGGCGGCTACATCGGGCTGGAACTGGGGAGCGTTTGGAATCGACTGGGCAGCAAGGTTGTCGTGCTCGAAGCCTTGGATCGCATCCTGACAGGGATCGATAGCGAACTGGCGTCGATCGCCAAGCGGACCTTCACCAAGCAGGGCTTGGAATTCAAGATGTCGACGTTTGTCGAATCGGCCAAGGTTCAAGGCGATCTGTGCGTGATCAAGACCAAGGCGGGCGAGACGATCGAAGCCGATCGCGTGCTGCTGGCGACCGGACGCGTGCCGTCGACCGACAAGATCGGATTGGATGCCGCCGGCGTGGCGACCGACAAACGTGGCTTCCTGGAAGTCGATGCGAACTACCAAACCTCGGTCCCGGGAATCTACGCGCTGGGCGATTGCATCGGCGGTGCGATGTTGGCTCACAAAGCGATGGAAGAGGGAGTCGTCTGCGTCGAGCGGATGACCGGCATGGGCAGCCACTTCAATTACGATGTGATCCCGGCGATCGTCTACACGCATCCCGAAATCGCTGCGGTCGGCAAGACCGAAGAGCAGTTGAAGGAAGCGGGTGTCGAATACAAGAAGGGAATGGCTCCCTACGGTGCCAACGGCCGCGCTCACACGCTGGGCGAGACCGAAGGCCGCGTGAAGGTCTTGGCCGATGCGAAGACCGACCGCGTGTTGGGCGTTCACATCATCGGCGCCCGCGCGGGCGATCTGATCGCTGAAGCCGGGGCGGCGATGGAATTTGGCGCAAGCGCCGAGGATATCGCTCGCTGCTGCCACGCCCACCCAACGCTCTCCGAATCGTTGCACGAAGCGGCGTTGGGCGTCGATGGACGCGCCTTGCACACCTTTTAA
- a CDS encoding DUF58 domain-containing protein, which produces MPNSTTEAIGHLANYPWLLLAVVLLPLVIVALVRKTYPSRLWIGLLIIPAALSLAVTLTDAWAYAVIAVDAVILLVGLVDYLMLPGSRGLTAERQLVRTASIGAPTSVDLTVINRGSRSLRGSVRDDLPEGFLSSPEQHPLLLPSRSQLTFRRRLTPLRRGVAELTTVYLEVVSGLRLWRRHIELPCESKLNVYPDMKQLSDYALLARQDRLSLIGVRQSRRIGQDNDFERLRDYSRDDNYRHIDWRTTARRNKLTVRQFQTDQSQRVIFMLDCGRMMTNEHDGMTLLDHALNSFLMMAHVALARGDAVGMLCFSDRIHAYIPPRTGKAQMNRLLQAGFNQFPQLFESRFDKAFLYLSNHCKQRSLVVMATNVIDEVNAGQVTDYLSNLVGKHLPLGILLRDHQLFDAADHPSSDPQRLYRAAAAAEILCWRNQVIQDMKHSGVLAMDLFPEQMTAPLVNQYLEIKAKHLL; this is translated from the coding sequence ATGCCAAATTCCACAACCGAAGCGATCGGCCATCTGGCCAACTACCCTTGGTTGTTGTTGGCTGTGGTGTTGCTGCCGCTGGTGATCGTCGCGTTGGTTCGCAAGACCTATCCCAGTCGGTTGTGGATCGGGCTGTTGATCATCCCGGCGGCGCTCAGTCTGGCGGTGACGTTGACCGACGCATGGGCTTACGCGGTGATCGCTGTCGACGCGGTGATCCTGTTGGTCGGCTTGGTCGATTATCTGATGTTGCCCGGATCGCGCGGCCTGACGGCGGAGCGGCAATTGGTTCGGACCGCGTCGATCGGTGCGCCGACCTCGGTCGATCTGACTGTCATCAATCGCGGCTCGCGATCGCTTCGCGGCAGCGTGCGGGATGATCTTCCCGAGGGTTTTCTCAGCAGTCCGGAACAGCATCCGCTGCTGCTGCCTTCGCGCAGCCAGTTGACGTTTCGGCGGCGGTTGACGCCGCTGCGTCGCGGCGTGGCGGAACTGACGACGGTCTATCTGGAAGTCGTCAGCGGGCTGCGGTTGTGGCGGCGGCATATCGAGCTGCCGTGCGAATCGAAGCTGAACGTCTATCCCGACATGAAGCAGTTGAGCGATTACGCCCTGCTTGCGCGGCAGGATCGACTGAGTCTGATCGGCGTGCGGCAGTCGCGGCGGATCGGCCAGGACAACGATTTCGAGCGGTTGCGAGATTATTCCCGCGACGATAATTATCGGCACATCGATTGGCGGACGACCGCGCGGCGGAACAAGCTGACCGTTCGCCAGTTTCAAACCGACCAATCGCAACGCGTGATCTTCATGCTCGATTGCGGGCGGATGATGACCAACGAGCACGACGGGATGACGCTGTTGGATCACGCGCTGAATTCGTTCCTGATGATGGCTCACGTCGCGTTGGCTCGCGGCGACGCCGTCGGCATGCTCTGCTTCTCCGACCGGATCCACGCCTACATCCCGCCTCGGACCGGCAAGGCGCAGATGAATCGACTGCTGCAGGCCGGCTTCAACCAGTTCCCTCAGCTTTTCGAATCTCGCTTCGATAAGGCGTTTTTGTATCTCTCCAATCACTGCAAGCAGCGATCGCTTGTCGTGATGGCGACCAATGTGATCGACGAGGTGAACGCCGGTCAGGTGACCGATTACCTGTCGAATCTCGTCGGCAAACATCTGCCGCTGGGGATTCTGTTGCGAGATCATCAGTTGTTCGACGCGGCCGATCATCCGTCAAGCGATCCGCAGCGGTTGTATCGTGCGGCGGCGGCGGCGGAGATCCTGTGTTGGCGGAATCAAGTGATTCAGGACATGAAACACTCCGGCGTGCTAGCGATGGATCTGTTTCCCGAACAGATGACCGCTCCGCTGGTGAATCAGTATCTGGAAATCAAAGCCAAGCACCTGCTGTAA